Proteins co-encoded in one Dreissena polymorpha isolate Duluth1 chromosome 12, UMN_Dpol_1.0, whole genome shotgun sequence genomic window:
- the LOC127853149 gene encoding uncharacterized protein LOC127853149 — protein sequence MVEIELDLQQPHFKEQSVGWLMKAGAALDSYIESVSGKKKTIIDAIFHMPLIGLMIVWATLLPYSESRLLDMPLSLIRFFACVPWILKTHSGLQTLFPAYRDMLVCILASWLSQAVYWILRSHIERQCFQDEFDIKLFKESDDSNLPFLTAVVLISFHLKSCSKWAVLLNFFPIAVMYVPFFTESRLLTEMYYWSVQSLNLNCVDNLYSYYNEVELVRLQKIISKITHQMQNETNEESVRIASERLHHYINLYNQHQSDIYSLMEQSFKHCINLSIVPFIIQLLIVVLASDLEISGFILFYSCVIKSPLNIFSAFGLASLISTIFRYIMHLVFRLVDIESNQLTFGLLHLQIAYGTLALFHDTDFVFIDTNSRQSIFPIIIVWSLSHCICVFLDTVENEILGIVNEGANGQMFKLFRILTTAVIIAVGYIHISTAVANYSILSVGTYMFFTKSSCVVVKSVCLFLSSILLFISHLPSRVQDHAINMSEHMSFIQKCALFVDTAIHLYTRMFCPIMTSWFLLRLPINLFGFVVNLVLAHKDWKNYSFHNNVRAFIDGLPDVLQNNDCSICRTPLEVCKQLPCQHMYHGDCLKRWFRTRIACPLCNAQFEIPQVQSFITNVISNITHRIFRR from the exons aTGGTCGAGATCGAACTGGATTTGCAACAACCCCATTTCAAAGAACAATCTGTCGGTTGGTTGATGAAGGCTGGTGCTGCGCTGGACAGCTACATAGAAAGTGTCAGCGGAAAGAAGAAGACTATCATCGATGCGATATTCCATATGCCTTTGATTGGCCTAATGATTGTATGGGCGACACTTTTACCGTACTCAGAGAGTCGTCTGTTAGATATGCCGCTTAGTCTTATTCGATTTTTTG CCTGTGTACCTTGGATCTTAAAAACGCATTCAGGACTTCAAACATTGTTTCCGGCGTACCGGGATATGCTAGTGTGCATTTTAGCATCTTGGCTATCGCAAGCTGTGTATTGGATCCTCAGAAGCCATATTGAACGACAATGTTTTCAAGACGAATTTGACATAAAACTTTTTAAAGAATCTGATGATAGTAATTTACCTTTTCTAACAGCTGTGGTCTTAATTTCATTTCACTTAAAATCTTGCTCAAAATGGGCTGTGTTGTTAAATTTCTTTCCGATTGCTGTCATGTATGTACCCTTTTTTACCGAATCACGTCTTCTTACTGAAATGTATTACTGGAGTGTCCAAAGTTTAAACTTAAATTGTGTGGACAATCTTTATTCGTATTATAATGAGGTAGAACTTGTAAGATTACAAAAGATTATTTCAAAAATAACACATCAGATGCAAAATGAGACGAATGAGGAGTCAGTAAGAATCGCTTCTGAAAGGCTTCATCattatatcaatttatataacCAACATCAATCTGACATTTATTCACTAATGGAGCAGAGTTTCAAGCATTGTATAAATCTTTCCATCGTCCCTTTTATTATTCAGTTACTTATAGTTGTGCTTGCATCTGACCTTGAAATTTCTGGCTTCATACTGTTTTACAGTTGCGTCATTAAAAGTCCTTTGAACATTTTTTCCGCTTTTGGGTTAGCGTCtttaatttcaacaatatttcgCTACATCATGCATTTAGTTTTTCGTCTCGTAGACATCGAGTCCAACCAGTTAACTTTTGGGTTGTTGCATCTTCAAATCGCTTACGGAACATTAGCGCTTTTTCACGACACAGACTTCGTATTTATCGATACTAATTCGAGACAAAGCATTTTCCCAATAATTATTGTTTGGTCTCTATCTCATTGCATTTGTGTTTTCCTAGATACAGTTGAAAACGAGATCTTAGGAATTGTGAATGAAGGTGCAAATGggcaaatgtttaagttattCCGAATTTTGACAACTGCGGTTATAATTGCTGTTGGATACATACACATCTCAACAGCTGTAGCTAACTATTCAATTCTAAGTGTAGGGACTTACATGTTCTTTACCAAAAGCAGCTGTGTTGTAGTGAAAAGTGTATGCCTTTTTCTGAGCAGCATTTTACTTTTCATATCGCATCTTCCGTCTCGTGTCCAAGATCATGCGATAAACATGTCTGAACATATGAGTTTTATCCAAAAGTGTGCACTTTTTGTGGATACCGCTATTCACTTGTACACTCGCATGTTTTGTCCGATTATGACTTCGTGGTTCCTGCTCAGACTTCCTATTAATCTCTTCGGCTTTGTGGTCAACTTAGTATTAGCGCACAAAGACTggaaaaactattcatttcacAATAATGTCCGTGCTTTCATAGATGGACTACCAGATGTGTTACAAAATAATGATTGTTCAATATGTAGGACTCCTCTGGAAGTGTGCAAACAACTACCTTGTCAACACATGTATCACGGCGACTGTTTAAAGAGATGGTTTCGTACACGAATTGCGTGTCCATTATGTAATGCACAGTTTGAAATACCACAAGTTCAATCATTTATTACTAATGTGATTTCAAACATAACACATCGCATATTCAGAAGGTAA